One window of Zingiber officinale cultivar Zhangliang unplaced genomic scaffold, Zo_v1.1 ctg166, whole genome shotgun sequence genomic DNA carries:
- the LOC122036459 gene encoding thymidylate kinase-like isoform X1: MGSLFLRSFGVVGPLRQPRISFRCKIMSSSMQIRMAGCNSDNSRGSLIVLEGLDRSGKTSQSHRLVSHLKDKGVSVELWRFPDRTTAVGQMISAYLANESELDDRAIHLLFSANRWEKRSLMESKLRSGISLIVDRYSYSGVAFSSAKGLDLEWCKAPEVGLVAPDLVIYLDISAEKASERGGYGAERYEQLEFQKKVAETYHTLYDDSWKIIDGCLPVEAVEEQLRELALGTVLSCQKGKPLSKLWSVK; the protein is encoded by the exons ATGGGATCACTTTTCTTGAG GAGCTTTGGAGTAGTAGGACCGCTAAGACAACCAAGAATCTCTTTCAGATGTAAAATCATGAGTTCATCAATGCAAATCAGAATGGCTGGGTGCAATAGTGATAATTCACGAGGTTCCCTCATTGTTCTAGAAGGATTAGATCGTAGTGGGAAAACTTCACAATCGCATAGGCTGGTCTCACACTTGAAGGACAAAGGAGTATCTGTTGAATTGTGGCGGTTTCCTGATAGGACTACTGCCGTTGGTCAAATGATATCTGCATATCTTGCAAATGAATCAGAACTGGATGATAGAGCAATACACTTGCTTTTTAGTGCAAATCGGTGGGAGAAACG ATCACTTATGGAGAGCAAACTAAGGAGTGGAATCTCTCTTATAGTTGACCGCTATTCATACTCTGGAGTAGCATTTTCTTCTGCTAAGGGGCTTGATCTAGAGTGGTGTAAG GCTCCAGAAGTGGGTTTGGTAGCACCAGATCTGGTTATATATCTTGATATATCAGCAGAG AAAGCATCGGAACGAGGAGGCTATGGAGCTGAAAGGTATGAGCAGCTGGAGTTCCAGAAGAAAGTTGCAGAGACTTATCACACCCTTTATGATGATTCTTGGAAG ATAATTGATGGCTGCCTGCCCGTAGAAGCTGTGGAGGAGCAGTTAAGAGAGCTGGCTCTGGGCACTGTGTTATCGTGCCAAAAGGGCAAGCCACTTAGCAAACTATGGTCAGTCAAATAG
- the LOC122036459 gene encoding thymidylate kinase-like isoform X2 → MSSSMQIRMAGCNSDNSRGSLIVLEGLDRSGKTSQSHRLVSHLKDKGVSVELWRFPDRTTAVGQMISAYLANESELDDRAIHLLFSANRWEKRSLMESKLRSGISLIVDRYSYSGVAFSSAKGLDLEWCKAPEVGLVAPDLVIYLDISAEKASERGGYGAERYEQLEFQKKVAETYHTLYDDSWKIIDGCLPVEAVEEQLRELALGTVLSCQKGKPLSKLWSVK, encoded by the exons ATGAGTTCATCAATGCAAATCAGAATGGCTGGGTGCAATAGTGATAATTCACGAGGTTCCCTCATTGTTCTAGAAGGATTAGATCGTAGTGGGAAAACTTCACAATCGCATAGGCTGGTCTCACACTTGAAGGACAAAGGAGTATCTGTTGAATTGTGGCGGTTTCCTGATAGGACTACTGCCGTTGGTCAAATGATATCTGCATATCTTGCAAATGAATCAGAACTGGATGATAGAGCAATACACTTGCTTTTTAGTGCAAATCGGTGGGAGAAACG ATCACTTATGGAGAGCAAACTAAGGAGTGGAATCTCTCTTATAGTTGACCGCTATTCATACTCTGGAGTAGCATTTTCTTCTGCTAAGGGGCTTGATCTAGAGTGGTGTAAG GCTCCAGAAGTGGGTTTGGTAGCACCAGATCTGGTTATATATCTTGATATATCAGCAGAG AAAGCATCGGAACGAGGAGGCTATGGAGCTGAAAGGTATGAGCAGCTGGAGTTCCAGAAGAAAGTTGCAGAGACTTATCACACCCTTTATGATGATTCTTGGAAG ATAATTGATGGCTGCCTGCCCGTAGAAGCTGTGGAGGAGCAGTTAAGAGAGCTGGCTCTGGGCACTGTGTTATCGTGCCAAAAGGGCAAGCCACTTAGCAAACTATGGTCAGTCAAATAG